A region of Rhodamnia argentea isolate NSW1041297 chromosome 9, ASM2092103v1, whole genome shotgun sequence DNA encodes the following proteins:
- the LOC115743000 gene encoding protein DETOXIFICATION 40-like — protein MESGDEQHDPTAPLLSPLSEQERLAAASPSPHQVDSKLETVLTDMELTYFNRLRLASWIELKLLFYLAAPAVMVYLINNFMSLSTRIFAGHLGNLELAAASLGNSGIQLFAYGLMLGMGSAVETLCGQAYGASRYDMLGIYMQRATVVLTATGIPLTVIYVLSKPILLLLGESTEVASAAAVFVYGLIPQIFGYAANFPIQKFLQAQSIVRPSAYISAATLCVHLLLSWLAVYKLGLGLIGASLVLSLSWWIIVAAQFIYIVTSRQCKQTWTGFSLQAFSGLWDFLKLSAASAVMLCLETWYFQILVLIAGLLPDPELALDSLAVCMAIQGLLFMVSVGFNAAASVRVGNELGAGHPKSAAFSVVMVNLVSFIISVIEAVIVMALRDVISYAFTEGESVADAVSELCPYLAVTLILNGVQPVLSGVAVGCGWQAFVAYVNVGCYYLVGIPIGCVLGFKFDLGAKGIWSGMLAGTVMQTLILIWVTYRTDWKKEVEKAKERLDKWEDKRKPLLKS, from the exons ATGGAGTCCGGAGATGAGCAACACGATCCCACGGCGCCGCTGCTTTCGCCGCTGTCCGAGCAGGAAAGACTGGCGGCCGCTTCTCCCTCGCCGCACCAAGTGGACTCTAAGTTGGAGACCGTGCTCACCGACATGGAGTTGACTTACTTCAATCGCCTTCGGTTGGCTTCTTGGATAGAACTCAAGCTGTTGTTCTACTTGGCTGCCCCAGCGGTTATGGTCTACCTGATCAACAACTTCATGTCTCTCTCGACGCGCATCTTCGCAGGCCACCTCGGGAACCTTGAGCTCGCCGCCGCTTCTCTCGGCAACAGTGGCATCCAACTCTTTGCCTATGGCCTTATG TTAGGGATGGGAAGCGCCGTCGAGACACTATGTGGCCAAGCTTATGGGGCAAGCCGATATGACATGCTGGGCATTTACATGCAAAGAGCGACGGTTGTGCTCACCGCCACCGGAATCCCGCTCACGGTCATCTATGTGCTATCAAAGCCCATATTGCTCCTGCTCGGAGAATCAACAGAAGTGGCGTCCGCGGCGGCGGTGTTCGTGTACGGCCTCATCCCACAGATATTCGGCTACGCCGCAAACTTCCCGATACAAAAGTTCCTGCAGGCGCAGAGCATAGTCCGGCCCAGCGCTTACATTTCGGCGGCCACGCTTTGCGTCCACCTCCTGCTGAGTTGGCTTGCTGTGTACAAGTTGGGTCTAGGGTTGATAG GTGCATCACTGGTGCTGAGCTTGTCATGGTGGATCATAGTAGCGGCCCAGTTCATTTACATCGTAACGAGCCGCCAGTGCAAGCAGACGTGGACGGGGTTCAGCTTGCAAGCCTTCTCGGGGCTGTGGGACTTCCTCAAGCTCTCGGCTGCATCGGCCGTGATGCTGTGCCTCGAGACCTGGTACTTCCAGATCTTGGTGCTGATCGCCGGCTTGCTTCCCGACCCCGAGCTTGCCCTCGACTCCTTGGCTGTTTG CATGGCGATACAAGGACTGTTGTTCATGGTCTCCGTGGGGTTTAATGCTGCTGCAAG TGTGAGGGTGGGGAATGAACTAGGGGCGGGGCACCCAAAGTCAGCAGCATTCTCAGTGGTGATGGTGAACTTGGTCTCCTTCATAATTTCTGTGATCGAAGCAGTTATCGTGATGGCGCTGAGGGATGTGATCAGCTATGCATTCACAGAAGGCGAGTCTGTGGCCGATGCCGTTTCTGAACTCTGCCCATACTTGGCCGTCACTCTCATCCTCAATGGTGTTCAGCCTGTTTTATCTG GGGTCGCTGTGGGATGTGGGTGGCAAGCCTTCGTGGCCTACGTCAACGTCGGATGTTACTACTTGGTTGGAATTCCGATCGGTTGCGTCCTAGGATTTAAGTTCGACCTAGGCGCTAAG GGAATATGGTCGGGGATGCTAGCCGGGACGGTCATGCAGACTCTGATATTAATTTGGGTCACATACCGCACAGACTGGAAAAAAGAG GTGGAGAAAGCTAAAGAACGCTTGGACAAATGGGAAGACAAGAGAAAGCCCCTCCTAAAGAGCTAA